A genomic stretch from Fusarium musae strain F31 chromosome 9, whole genome shotgun sequence includes:
- the BEA3 gene encoding ABC transporter bea3 (antiSMASH:Cluster_9.2~SMCOG1000:ABC transporter ATP-binding protein), with amino-acid sequence MGRRFQRLRESTLRLSSGRVRAMMRNPDILLLDEATSSLDSESEKLVQEAFERAGKGRTMVVVAHRLATVQNADVIFVLGEGKLIEEGSHRELLAARDIYWQMCQSQALDQ; translated from the exons ATGGGTCGAAGATTCCAAAGACTGCGGGAATCCACACTGCGACTCAGTTCTGGAAGGGTTAGGGCTATGATGCGAAACCCTGACATCTTGCTGCTTGACGAGGCGACAAGTTCTCTCGACTCAGAGAGTGAGAAGCTGGTCCAAGAGGCGTTTGAGAGGGCTGGCAAAGGCCGTACTATGGTCGTCGTTGCCCATCGTCTTGCAACTGTGCAAAATGCCGATGTCAtctttgttcttggtgaGGGCAAGTTGATTGAGGAGGGGAGCCATCGCGAGTTATTGGCTGCGCGTGATATTTACTGGCAGATG TGTCAAAGCCAGGCTTTGGATCAGTAG
- a CDS encoding hypothetical protein (antiSMASH:Cluster_9.2) — MTDMSTDTDMTQVTKTSTAQVTDVVTQQVTTTITTTVDVTSAIDVTDIDTQDITVSVPTTVTVTVTGAAPTTSVGNEYHCAIPGYGTSAYFVNSGSYNDWGSSRSRIAGLV; from the exons ATGACAGACATGTCAACTGATACAGATATGACTCAAGTGACAAAGACTAGTACAGCGCAAGTGACAGATGTGGTGACTCAGCAAGTCACCACGACCATCACCACGACAGTTGATGTGACCTCTGCCATTGACGTTACAGACATTGATACGCAAGATATCACCGTGAGTGTCCCAACTACAGTCACTGTCAC AGTCAC AGGAGCAGCTCCCACAACTTCGGTTGGCAATG AATACCACTGCGCCATTCCTGGATATGGAACTAGCGCGTATTTTGTAAACTCAGGCTCTTACAACGACTGGGGCTCGT CTCGTTCTAGAATTGCTGGCCTTGTCTGA
- a CDS encoding hypothetical protein (antiSMASH:Cluster_9.2~EggNog:ENOG41) produces the protein MDLAILFFLLVVFSAAQGHVPHLRHSRLHSAGGPSKLTQRADDDPSDFSWVKRWAAIGDSYTAGIGSGRPMGSIFDGEEIDVKVKTLNITLPNLEFSGHGNWYCSRYDMSYPMIINRILGSQVESFQYAACSGDRAGQIYQQAQQIDGDLDMVMLTAGGNDLCLSGIIANCIILSAGHNEACETVPKIAEDNVENIITDNMKEILYALNKKVKEDGIVVVLGYAEFFSTENDDCENESWDISEFKEPVQWPQKLTIARPHRFNALVKKINMATADAVNAISEDDDVKYKIGFALMPVSMDRCALHPPMEITRPEMQFIKPKTSPSPGEHDELKKRGVPESDYYDYSQGELKKKRAADSI, from the exons ATGGACCTGGCTATCttattctttcttctcgTGGTCTTTTCAGCCGCGCAAGGCCATGTTCCTCATCTCAGACATTCTCGTCTTCACTCTGCTGGAGGCCCCTCGAAACTCACCCAGAGAGCTGATGACGATCCATCAGACTTCTCCTGGGTGAAGAGATGGGCAGCCATAGGTGACAGCTATACCGCTGGAATCGGCTCTGGACGGCCTATGGGCAGTATCTTTGACGGCGAAGAAATCgatgtcaaagtcaagactCTGAACATCACATTACCCAACCTCGAGTTTAGCGGACACGGCAACTGGTATTGTTCTAGATATGACATGTCATATCCCATGATCATCAACAGAATTCTTGGCTCGCAAGTCGAGAGTTTCCAGTATGCTGCTTGCAGTGGGGATCGTGCTGGACAGATCTACCAACAAGCACAACAGATTGATGGAGATCTTGACATGGTCATGTTAACAGCCGGCGGCAACGATCTCTGCTTG TCTGGTATTATAGCCAACTGTATTATCCTTTCCGCCGGTCATAACGAAGCATGCGAAACCGTCCCCAAGATTGCCGAAGACAATGTCGAGAATATCATCACGGACAACATGAAGGAGATCCTTTATGCCCTGAATAAGAAGGtgaaagaagatggcattgTCGTTGTCTTGGGATATGCTGAATTCTTCAGCACCGAGAACGATGACTGTGAGAACGAGTCTTGGGACATATCAGAATTTAAAGAACCAGTACAATGGCCACAGAAGCTGACAATTGCACGGCCTCACCGGTTCAATGCACTGGTTAAAAAGATCAACATGGCAACTGCTGATGCTGTCAATGCCATttcagaagatgacgacgTCAAGTACAAAATCGGCTTTGCACTGATGCCAGTATCGATGGACAGATGTGCTCTCCATCCGCCAATGGAGATTACCCGA CCTGAGATGCAATTCATCAAGCCAAAGACGAGTCCTTCACCCGGAGAGCACGATGAACTGAAGAAGCGTGGGGTTCCCGAATCCGATTACTATGATTACTCCCAGggggagctgaagaagaagcgtgCTGCTGACAGCATTTAG
- a CDS encoding hypothetical protein (antiSMASH:Cluster_9.2), with amino-acid sequence MGLGLPNDFAEKFHPNEKGHVTMASFAMAEAMDLRSLVLGIDPPSCEVKDQFKCWNIEQPDHEKGWDYYKVYDEDTPDEHEFRISLSDDGADYDVNQCIDSFKKLIHNCDNNRRLNWKTGGKYVRDDGAYTYETVAAARVRPRNL; translated from the exons atgggtcttggtcttccCAACGATTTTGCGGAGAAGTTCCATCCCAACGAGAAAGGACATGTCACCATGGCCAGCTTCGCAATGGCTGAGGCAATGGACCTTCGGTCATTAGTGCTTGGCATTGATCCCCCTTCGTGTGAGGTTAAGGACCAGTTCAAATGCTG GAACATTGAACAGCCTGATCATGAGAAGGGTTGGGACTACTACAAGGTGTATGATGAAGACACACCCGATGAGCATGAGTTCAGGATCTCGCTCAGCGATGATGGTGCAGATTACGATGTGAATCAGTGCATCGACtccttcaagaagctcatccaCAACTGCGACAACAATCGGCGGTTGAACTGGAAGACCGGAGGCAAGTATGTCCGCGACGACGGAGCCTACACTTATGAA ACCGTGGCCGCCGCCAGAGTACGCCCAAGGAACTTGTAA
- a CDS encoding hypothetical protein (antiSMASH:Cluster_9.2~EggNog:ENOG41): MSSEYHYLFSHVSKTDTVHESAIKYRDLRLRALKASPESFSSTYEIESQFTETQWMDRLLQDDRENFVCIATPINPDTSSAAQWIGQVTLRGPFSRKDFTLPEVSGQPMPGGDDEEDRWQMLSLFILPEHQGRKLGQGLCREVIRHLQETQKKARTVVRLMVKPQNTATVHLYEKLGFEIVGKCTLAEALVANGDGHLLPEDITDARYSTRAGLVMIYTISKAA, encoded by the coding sequence ATGTCATCTGAGTATCATTACTTGTTCTCCCACGTCTCCAAGACAGATACCGTTCATGAATCCGCAATTAAATACCGCGACTTACGTCTCAGAGCGCTAAAGGCATCTCCAGagtccttctcttccacATACGAAATTGAATCTCAATTCACAGAGACTCAATGGATGGATCGCCTCCTCCAAGACGATAGAGAGAACTTCGTCTGCATCGCAACCCCAATCAACCCTGACACATCTTCCGCGGCACAATGGATAGGACAAGTGACCTTGAGAGGTCCATTCAGCAGAAAAGATTTCACTCTTCCCGAGGTTTCCGGTCAACCGATGCCCGGCGGggacgacgaggaagatcgTTGGCAGATGCTCAGCCTGTTCATTCTGCCGGAACATCAAGGACGGAAACTTGGACAAGGTCTATGCCGGGAGGTTATTAGACACTTGCAAGAAACTCAAAAAAAGGCTAGAACCGTCGTGAGATTGATGGTCAAGCCTCAAAACACCGCTACGGTTCACTTGTATGAAAAGCTTGGTTTCGAAATCGTCGGGAAATGCACATTGGCTGAGGCTCTTGTCGCGAACGGAGATGGTCATCTGCTCCCAGAAGATATTACAGACGCCAGGTACTCAACTAGAGCAGGCCTGGTCATGATCTATACTATCTCAAAGGCTGCCTAG
- a CDS encoding hypothetical protein (antiSMASH:Cluster_9.2~EggNog:ENOG41): MPGSDKTFAPLKATDYFSPYHRAGAPKSSQLPDQDDPYAALRAKALTALEAQGFEAKTMVERGVTWAEDQDPFGHVAHSQYLHFFGICWQRVMESYDEFLSKQEYEDMIKGKTVIPVVHKYEILLKRQVRYPDSLIVANREEKFTPNHNIGTTVLFSLQQQAVVAQVTGSITYINAKTGRPIDIRTVSDGWAKLYDGFTRKVETATALLKKWEEEHPPKTKTKL, from the exons ATGCCGGGATCCGACAAGACTTTCGCGCCTCTCAAGGCAACAGACTACTTCTCGCCTTACCACCGCGCAGGCGCTCCCAAATCCTCCCAACTACCCGACCAAGATGATCCCTACGCGGCTCTTCGCGCAAAAGCGCTGACAGCTCTTGAAGCACAGGGATTCGAAGCCAAGACCATGGTAGAGCGCGGTGTGACCTGGgcagaagatcaagaccCGTTCGGACATGTCGCGCACTCACAGTATCTGCATTTCTTCGGTATTTGCTGGCAGCGTGTCATGGAAAGCTACGATGAGTTTTTGTCTAAGCAGGAATACGAGGATATGATCAAGGGAAAGACTGTCATACCCGTTGTGCACAAGTATGAGATATTGTTGAAGAGACAAGTTCGGTATCCAGACTCG CTCATTGTGGCCAATCGTGAAGAAAAGTTCACACCGAACCATAATATTGGCACGACGGTTCTGTTTTCTTTGCAGCAGCAGGCTGTAGTGGCACAGGTTACGGGATCGATTACATATATCAATGCGAAGACTGGCCGACCGATTGATATCAGGACTGTGAGCGATGGATGGGCCAAGTTGTATGATGGATTTACCCGCAAGGTTGAAACGGCAACGGCACTGCTGAAGAAgtgggaggaggagcatcCGCCTAAGACTAAAACGAAACTGTAG
- a CDS encoding hypothetical protein (antiSMASH:Cluster_9.2~EggNog:ENOG41): protein MAASRSKAKPLMDTISEAHRMSYRIGRGEQGVLTFEPYKSAILPLWRFRTAPIARKSAQDLWTKFNEFKDQGDFVGMDMTRKFIQMGMTRAKRYANHAGGRKYKKGTREELPKSDEHPDKDEKLRASLIFRGYWERCKEDEEYQNLKEEFLEKQKNWKES, encoded by the coding sequence ATGGCTGCATCGCGTTCAAAAGCCAAGCCCTTGATGGACACAATATCCGAAGCCCACCGCATGTCCTACCGCATCGGCCGCGGCGAACAAGGCGTCCTCACCTTTGAACCCTACAAATCCGCCATCCTTCCCCTCTGGCGCTTCCGCACAGCCCCTATCGCGCGAAAAAGCGCTCAAGACCTATGGACCAAGTTCAATGAGTTCAAAGACCAGGGCGATTTTGTGGGGATGGATATGACGCGTAAATTCATACAGATGGGTATGACGCGTGCAAAGAGATATGCTAATCATGCTGGGGGGCGGAAATATAAGAAGGGCACCAGGGAGGAATTACCGAAGAGTGATGAGCATCCAGATaaggatgagaagctgaGGGCGAGCTTGATCTTTAGAGGGTATTGGGAGAGGTGtaaagaggatgaggagtatCAGAATCTCAAGGAGGAGTTTTtagagaagcagaagaattGGAAGGAGTCTTGA
- a CDS encoding hypothetical protein (antiSMASH:Cluster_9.2~EggNog:ENOG41), with the protein MKFSTILLVLAPLVSAAASKEAAAGLPDLASASEKGHDLSSHGEGLQLAAKVCPAKFPRKCSIGNFCCRTLKCCQKECCQNSASQ; encoded by the exons ATGAAGTTCAGCACCATCCTCCTCGTTCTCGCCCCTCTCGTTTCCGCAGCTGCTTCTaaagaggctgctgctggccttCCCGACCTTGCCTCGGCCAGTGAGAAGGGTCACGATCTCTCATCTCACGGCGAAGGACTTCAACTCGCTGCCAAGGTCTGCCCAGCCAAGTTCCCAAGAAAGTGCTCCATCGGCAACTTCTGCTGCCGAACTCTCAAGTGCTGCCAGAAGGAATGCTGCCAGAACTCTGCGAG CCAGTAG
- a CDS encoding hypothetical protein (antiSMASH:Cluster_9.2~EggNog:ENOG41) gives MSDKTGAKSTEQAGQSENNTPSWSSRLYRQVGFSAKKTWQDRGDIIRHSKELFTGAGPNGLSYSQLPTASSIRLLEVKPGNPSEMLQCSLHTVDLADNPKYHALSYTWELDPPTFPYELRYLSQKVPNFSKAVSSGVDTFNHTLNRLMVRSRSEPVDPDAKPVENTTDRDKILCDGKGVYVKSNLYQALLQLRKAHPGVYWIDAICINQSNLTELGQQVQMMNRIYSSASQVTIWLGTCPHVFAPGVANLIEMTKSGLPEITEAAESKDFYYTRVGTTSLWHLVLCVFFIVTRKWFKRLWVLQELCLAKEAIFLLGDYELEADDISVAFGWMRSILGAWNTSGLHMFAQILTWVGDMPDQAVSLLNSRRTISEGDKVGLQEWFRLVKNREARDPRDMVYGGLALIKPETLLMDPSLKQGSGSSSLDHDEIAPDGTRRWLSLHADYAIEFPSVLEKVALCLLSGPEPMNLLSLASRYRSPYFYDMTRDTCIHYSAMKYDKLSELELDVPSWYPVPWFENSRGMKPLIWQNSTPLESNSKMINSPSVSADGKSLFLEASQLDVIESCVLYNFFGDLAHDMELMITLSDTKNEQAQEAAALKDSFNYAPPFHLLEVILSMTVNARSVEKSPLEVFCDLLTAGTWGGPQSGKMIGFCQWIDDWVNNYIKEHDKEKAKVTDETPTRKEFIAKREPIMAKIKDDYIKLRAAYPNEPWSPEDRKAISEERKTLASHFARTLQIAQTVRALFETQSGRLILAPAWAEKGDVVMVVKGGKVPYVFTPRDEDIKRKIAFKEKYNGEISMEALKVRVGHKEAEKWDAASLRGDIGGNEIYLLTGEAYLHDSDLEEILARELEFGRLQIV, from the exons ATGTCTGATAAAACGGGTGCCAAGAGTACGGAACAAGCGGGACAGTCCGAGAATAATACCCCGTCTTGGTCGTCGAGGTTGTATCGACAAGTTGGCTTCTCGGCCAAGAAGACATGGCAGGATAGAGGTGACATCATTCGTCATTCTAAAGAGCTCTTTACT GGTGCAGGTCCAAATGGACTTTCGTACTCTCAACTCCCAACAGCCTCAAGTATACGGCTTCTTGAGGTCAAGCCTGGGAACCCCAGTGAGATGCTGCAATGCTCTCTCCACACAGTTGACTTAGCAGACAACCCCAAATACCACGCGCTCTCATACACATGGGAGCTAGACCCACCAACCTTCCCTTACGAACTGAGATATCTGTCTCAAAAAGTTCCAAACTTCTCAAAAGCCGTCAGCAGCGGCGTCGACACATTCAACCACACGCTCAATCGCCTCATGGTTCGGTCGCGTTCTGAGCCAGTAGATCCAGATGCCAAGCCAGTTGAAAACACGACCGACCGCGACAAGATCCTGTGCGACGGCAAAGGCGTCTACGTCAAATCTAACCTATACcaagctcttctccaactcagAAAAGCGCATCCAGGAGTCTACTGGATCGACGCAATTTGCATCAACCAATCTAACCTTACGGAGCTGGGCCAACAAGTCCAGATGATGAACCGGATCTACAGTTCAGCCTCTCAAGTCACGATCTGGCTAGGTACTTGTCCCCACGTTTTCGCGCCAGGCGTAGCGAACCTCATCGAGATGACCAAATCCGGACTTCCCGAGATTACCGAGGCTGCTGAATCCAAAGACTTTTACTACACCAGAGTCGGAACAACATCGCTTTGGCATTTAGTTCTCTGCGTCTTTTTCATCGTCACGCGTAAATGGTTTAAGCGGCTCTGGGTTTTGCAGGAGCTATGCCTTGCCAAAGAGGCCATATTCCTCTTGGGAGATTACGAACTCGAAGCTGATGACATCTCTGTTGCTTTTGGTTGGATGAGGAGTATTCTGGGCGCTTGGAATACCAGTGGACTGCATATGTTTGCCCAGATATTGACGTGGGTTGGCGACATGCCTGATCAGGCTGTTTCGTTGCTCAATTCACGCCGCACGATTTCTGAGGGTGACAAAGTTGGTCTACAAGAATGGTTCAGGCTGGTCAAGAACCGCGAGGCAAGAGATCCGAGGGATATGGTGTATGGCGGACTCGCTTTGATCAAGCCAGAGACGCTATTGATGGATCCAAGCTTAAAACAAGGCTCCGGCAGCTCATCACTGGATCATGATGAAATTGCACCAGATGGCACACGGCGATGGCTATCACTGCACGCAGACTATGCCATAGAATTTCCCTCGGTTCTCGAGAAGGTGGCGCTGTGTCTTTTGTCGGGTCCTGAGCCAATGAACCTCCTCTCGCTTGCATCGCGATACCGTTCTCCGTACTTCTACGACATGACGAGAGACACATGCATCCACTACTCAGCTATGAAGTATGATAAGCTGTCAGAGCTTGAACTCGATGTGCCATCATGGTATCCGGTCCCATGGTTTGAGAATTCGCGGGGTATGAAGCCTCTCATCTGGCAAAACAGCACACCACTCGAAAGCAATTCCAAGATGATCAATAGCCCATCCGTATCTGCGGACGGTAAATCGCTGTTTCTCGAAGCATCGCAATTAGACGTCATCGAATCCTGTGTCCTCTATAATTTCTTCGGCGATCTGGCGCACGATATGGAGTTGATGATCACGCTGAGCGACACGAAAAATGAGCAAGCACAGGAAGCTGCGGCTTTGAAGGACTCTTTCAACTACGCTCCGCCATTTCATCTACTAGAAGTTATACTCAGCATGACTGTAAACGCAAGATCGGTAGAAAAATCGCCTCTTGAGGTCTTCTGTGACCTTCTCACTGCGGGAACGTGGGGAGGCCCGCAGAGCGGCAAGATGATCGGGTTCTGCCAATGGATTGACGACTGGGTAAACAACTACATCAAAGAACATGacaaggaaaaagcaaaagtTACCGACGAAACACCCACCCGAAAGGAATTTATCGCCAAAAGAGAACCCATCATGGCAAAAATAAAAGACGACTACATCAAGCTACGCGCTGCATATCCAAATGAACCGTGGTCACCCGAGGACCGCAAAGCCATCTCGGAAGAACGCAAGACCCTAGCCTCACACTTCGCAAGAACCCTGCAAATAGCACAGACGGTCCGAGCTCTGTTCGAGACCCAAAGCGGCAGACTCATCCTTGCACCGGCCTGGGCTGAAAAGGGCGATgttgtgatggtggtgaaagGCGGCAAGGTTCCTTACGTCTTTACACCAAGAGATGAGGACATTAAGCGCAAGATTGCCTTTAAAGAGAAGTACAACGGTGAGATATCGATGGAGGCGTTGAAGGTACGGGTGGGACATAAGGAGGCGGAGAAATGGGATGCGGCAAGTCTGCGGGGTGACATTGGAGGTAATGAGATTTATTTACTCACTGGTGAAGCTTATTTGCATGACTCGGATTTGGAGGAAATTCTGGCAAGGGAATTGGAGTTTGGCAGATTACAAATCGTCTAA
- a CDS encoding hypothetical protein (EggNog:ENOG41) has translation MKFSAVTLLTLATGILAAPVAEASYDVSYSNYQAPKAPKPHYEKPKPKPHHEKPKHEYPAPKPHHEKPKPKPHPKKPEYPAPHHEKPKPKPHPKPTYEAPKPVKPKYTKPKAPKPHKPEYTKPKYEAPKPAPKPHKPEYTKPKAPKPKAPKPHKPEYTKPKAPKPHKPEYTAPKPHHEKPKPTYKAPKPAPKPHKPEYTKPKTEKPKPAPKPEYKAPTYQAPHY, from the coding sequence ATGAAGTTCTCTGCTGTCACCCTTCTCACCCTTGCCACTGGCATCCTCGCCGCTCCTGTCGCCGAGGCCAGCTACGACGTCTCGTACTCCAACTACCAGGCTCCCAAGGCCCCCAAGCCCCACTatgagaagcccaagcctaAGCCTCACCACGAGAAGCCCAAGCACGAGTATCCCGCTCCCAAGCCTCACCatgagaagcccaagcccaagcctcaCCCCAAGAAGCCTGAGTACCCTGCTCCTCACCacgagaagcccaagcctaAGCCTCACCCCAAGCCTACCTATGAGGCTCCCAAGCCCGTGAAGCCCAAGtacaccaagcccaaggcccCCAAGCCTCACAAGCCTGAGtacaccaagcccaagtaCGAGGCTCCCAAGCCTGCTCCCAAGCCTCACAAGCCCGAGtacaccaagcccaaggctcccaagcccaaggctccCAAGCCCCACAAGCCTGAGtacaccaagcccaaggcccCCAAGCCTCACAAGCCTGAGTACACTGCTCCCAAGCCTCACCacgagaagcccaagcctaCCTACAAGGCCCCCAAGCCCGCTCCTAAGCCTCACAAGCCTGAGtacaccaagcccaagaccgagaagcccaagcctgctCCTAAGCCTGAGTACAAGGCTCCCACCTACCAGGCTCCTCACTACTAG
- a CDS encoding hypothetical protein (EggNog:ENOG41) — protein sequence MVCIPSWLTRLGARLANRPFIFTFAVSALFASKLAHIHSHRNAVATGRLLTFFSTFFVQDILVLLLIRLLLDQWSPRTQILHYATTAVAGLLILYNVALSLISITFYLVSGAEIHWRNLNLVSDPTSRAIFLSGLVTFILVASCLIVLAWLLQNVCYRVFGWGADMIHFPWAMARTATNRFLRKRNIYSPLPDPEPVIAEEAQYDDVDDEAWIEDFVEHGKSQTLYSRISQRVSTFGIRVQPSTVRRIHYGMPYFFWSLFTIAMLVLLLERPDDRSLLFLSWTTGLLPFVDVSSTAPLLDQLPSKFEKVGIQHQWDEKSALGEPPKMDWLPKGKPLAGFEDWYTPNELHYNAAKDPMKISNLDQPVLEELKDKLKDVSVKHVMLFLLESTRNDVFPFKKGGHMWEKFQDSYPDKKIPEDVEERLKNLMPNARYVTGDYDDGFKHDKTPKRGGAHFSNAYTSGTYTLKSLVGTICGLNPLIADFNLDYKRHIYQPCLPHIFDAMNKAEDENAAKWKSYFFQTAMIHYDNHHKLMAACGYPEENTQDRDSLRSENAKHRVDLEDINYFGFQEDPLEDYMRDAFNDAKENNGRVFLTHITSTSHHAYGIPKNETYTAIGSGKDIDEMSHYANAESYDDKWIGKVLKMLDDQGVANETLIVFLGDHGVSLVENGKASPYYNPSVGSDHVPLVFSHPSLPAFNVKHAVHSTQVLPTILDLMLESDSFEGVSRKAAESLVGNYEGQSLLRPMQMVNNQTGQAQWHFTVVNPGRAMLNVRDVRYPDRHLSVPLIDNTEWRLSDLAVDPLEKDPVQAFDYLSFLDSVEKKWGVEWAQWVEEGAFMTRWHVQENGKRWRYERDPNVQETRDQ from the coding sequence ATGGTCTGCATACCCTCTTGGCTCACGAGGTTGGGCGCTCGTCTTGCCAATCGCCCATTCATCTTTACTTTTGCTGTCTCAGCCCTCTTTGCATCCAAGCTCGCCCATATCCACAGCCACCGAAACGCCGTCGCTACCGGTCGATTACTCACCTTCTTCAGTACATTCTTCGTCCAAGATATTCTCGTCCTTCTTTTAATCCGACTCCTCCTCGATCAGTGGTCTCCCAGGACCCAAATACTACACTACGCCACTACAGCCGTCGCTggtctattaatattatacaaTGTCGCTCTGTCGTTAATATCCATTACTTTTTACCTCGTCTCCGGCGCCGAGATTCACTGGCGAAACCTCAACCTTGTGTCCGACCCTACATCCAGAGCTATCTTCCTTTCTGGTCTTGTGACCTTTATCTTGGTCGCTTCTTGCTTGATCGTCCTTGCTTGGCTGCTTCAGAATGTGTGCTATAGAGTGTTTGGGTGGGGTGCGGATATGATCCATTTCCCCTGGGCCATGGCGCGAACTGCGACAAACCGATTCTTGAGGAAGCGAAACATCTACAGCCCTCTTCCTGATCCTGAGCCTGTCATTGCTGAGGAGGCCCAGTAcgacgatgttgacgatgaggcGTGGATTGAGGACTTTGTCGAGCATGGCAAGTCGCAAACTCTGTACTCTCGAATCTCGCAACGAGTCAGCACTTTCGGTATCCGAGTGCAGCCTTCAACTGTGAGGCGCATTCACTACGGCATGCCATACTTCTTCTGGTCTCTCTTCACTATTGCCATGCTGGTCTTGTTGCTTGAGCGTCCCGATGATCGATCTCTACTCTTCCTCTCATGGACTACTGGTCTCCTCCCCTTTGTCGACGTCTCATCAACCGCACCTCTCCTCGATCAACTCCCCTCCAAGTTTGAGAAAGTCGGCATCCAGCACCAGTGGGATGAGAAGTCAGCCCTCGGCGAGCCCCCCAAGATGGATTGGCTGCCCAAGGGCAAGCCTCTCGCTGGCTTCGAGGATTGGTATACACCCAACGAGCTTCACTACAACGCCGCCAAGGATCCCATGAAGATTTCCAACCTCGACCAGCCTGTGCTGGAAGAGCTGAAGGATAAGCTCAAGGATGTCTCTGTCAAGCACGTTATGCTCTTCCTGCTCGAAAGTACCAGGAACGACGTCTTCCCCTTCAAGAAGGGTGGTCATATGTGGGAGAAGTTCCAGGATTCTTACCCTGATAAGAAGATAcccgaggatgtcgaggaacGCCTCAAGAACTTGATGCCCAATGCCCGATATGTCACTGGCGATTATGATGATGGTTTCAAGCACGACAAGACACCCAAGCGTGGCGGTGCTCATTTCAGCAATGCTTACACCTCCGGTACTTACACTCTCAAGAGTCTCGTCGGCACCATCTGCGGTCTTAATCCCCTTATCGCCGACTTCAACCTCGACTACAAGCGTCACATCTACCAGCCCTGCCTCCCTCACATCTTCGACGCCATGAacaaggctgaagatgagaatgcTGCCAAGTGGAAGTCATACTTCTTCCAGACCGCCATGATCCACTACGACAACCATCACAAGCTCATGGCCGCCTGCGGTTATCCCGAGGAGAACACCCAGGACCGAGACTCTCTTCGCAGCGAGAACGCTAAGCACCGTGTTGATCTGGAGGATATCAACTACTTTGGCTTCCAGGAGGATCCTCTCGAGGATTACATGCGCGATGCCTTCAACGATGCTAAAGAGAACAACGGCCGTGTTTTCCTCACACATATCACTAGCACGAGTCATCACGCTTACGGTATTCCTAAGAATGAGACGTACACTGCTATTGGCTCCGGCAAGGATATTGATGAGATGTCGCATTACGCCAACGCTGAGAGCTATGATGATAAGTGGATTGGCAAGGTTCTCAAGATGTTGGATGACCAAGGTGTTGCAAATGAGACTCTGATCGTGTTCCTCGGTGATCACGGTGTCTCGCTGGTTGAGAACGGCAAGGCATCTCCTTACTACAACCCCAGCGTTGGATCAGACCATGTCCCCCTTGTGTTCTCTCACCCATCTCTTCCCGCCTTCAACGTCAAGCACGCCGTTCACTCGACCCAAGTCCTCCCCACAATCCTCGATCTCATGCTCGAGAGTGACTCATTCGAGGGCGTCAGCCGCAAGGCCGCCGAGTCGCTCGTGGGCAACTACGAGGGCCAGTCCCTCCTTCGCCCCATGCAAATGGTCAACAACCAGACAGGCCAAGCCCAATGGCACTTCACCGTCGTCAACCCCGGCCGAGCCATGCTCAACGTGCGCGACGTCCGCTATCCCGACCGTCACCTCAGCGTTCCTCTCATTGACAACACCGAGTGGCGCCTCAGCGATCTCGCCGTCGACCCCTTAGAAAAGGATCCCGTTCAGGCCTTTGACTATCTCTCGTTCTTGGACTCtgtggagaagaagtgggGTGTTGAGTGGGCGCAGTGGGTGGAGGAGGGTGCTTTCATGACGAGGTGGCATGTGCAGGAGAATGGAAAGCGTTGGCGTTATGAGAGGGATCCCAATGTCCAAGAGACAAGGGACCAATAA